One Echinicola strongylocentroti DNA window includes the following coding sequences:
- a CDS encoding RNA polymerase sigma factor, with product MSQVLEKDFKDYLEQYEAMITKVARIYSYDVESQKDLVQEIVLQLWRAFPKYVPERSTSTWTYRIALNVSISFLRKDSSRRKREGEYSQEYRQTTAFDENLDDRINQLYRFIDTLKSTDKALILLFLEGCKNKEIAEVMGVTPSLVSTKLHRIKGQLKEYFESLNRFMN from the coding sequence ATGAGTCAGGTACTGGAAAAAGATTTTAAAGATTACTTGGAGCAGTATGAAGCGATGATCACCAAAGTGGCGCGCATCTATAGCTACGATGTGGAGAGCCAAAAAGACCTTGTTCAAGAGATCGTTTTACAGCTTTGGCGGGCTTTCCCTAAGTATGTGCCCGAACGTTCTACCAGTACTTGGACCTACCGCATTGCACTGAATGTATCCATTTCATTTCTGCGAAAGGATAGTTCTAGGCGAAAACGGGAAGGAGAATATTCACAGGAATACCGTCAAACAACGGCCTTTGATGAAAATCTTGACGATCGCATTAATCAGCTTTACCGGTTCATTGATACACTTAAGTCTACAGACAAAGCACTGATACTGTTGTTTTTGGAGGGGTGTAAGAACAAGGAAATCGCCGAGGTGATGGGAGTCACTCCGAGCTTGGTATCCACCAAGCTCCATCGGATAAAGGGACAGCTAAAGGAATATTTTGAATCATTAAACCGGTTTATGAATTAG
- the pafA gene encoding alkaline phosphatase PafA: protein MKKTFLTGLAVLIALVSFAQGTKKPKLVVGIVVDQMRYEYLHKFKDRYTDGGFKRLMDEGFMMKNAHYNYIPTYTGPGHSSVYTGTTPATHGIVGNNWYVRDLGRMIYCAEDSTVSAVGGTEKNGKISPRNMLTTTITDELRLSTNQRSKVVGVAIKDRGAALPAGHLGDAYWFDKNTGEFMTSTYYKEEVPKWLKKFNNKKLAQKYLSNTWKPLYNIKTYVQSVEDNNEFEVPFIGRETTDFPYDLEELMENNDGIGLIAGTPFGNDLTLDMAYAALEGEELGKGDETDFLAVSFSSTDYVGHRFGPSSVELEDTYLRLDQGLEEFFGYLDKEYGEGEYLVFLTADHAVADVVNYFKSMDVPTGSFDSRFALTQLKGFTRANYGEGDWILNTSNDQIFLNRPLIAEKDLDLEEVQRDIADFMLRFDGVKEAYTAADMKRFEYTEGRKHLLQMGFNHKASGDVLLILEPAWLTNSSRGTTHGTGFIYDTHVPVLFYGWNVKPGQSSKYCTITDIAPTISMLLDIRIPNGASGQPIQEITD from the coding sequence ATGAAGAAGACTTTTCTTACCGGCCTAGCCGTGTTAATTGCCCTAGTGAGTTTTGCACAGGGTACCAAAAAACCAAAGTTGGTTGTTGGCATAGTAGTGGATCAAATGCGCTACGAATATTTGCATAAATTCAAGGACCGCTATACTGATGGAGGTTTTAAGCGTTTGATGGACGAGGGCTTCATGATGAAGAATGCCCATTACAATTATATTCCAACGTATACTGGCCCTGGCCATTCCTCAGTGTATACAGGTACCACGCCAGCGACACACGGTATCGTAGGAAATAACTGGTATGTCCGGGATCTTGGAAGAATGATTTATTGTGCAGAAGACAGTACCGTAAGTGCAGTGGGAGGTACAGAGAAAAACGGCAAGATCTCGCCAAGAAACATGTTGACCACTACGATTACCGATGAGCTCAGGCTATCTACCAACCAACGCTCCAAAGTAGTCGGGGTGGCAATAAAGGATAGAGGAGCCGCTCTTCCTGCCGGACACTTGGGGGATGCCTATTGGTTTGATAAGAACACCGGAGAATTCATGACCTCTACTTACTATAAAGAGGAAGTGCCTAAATGGTTAAAGAAATTTAACAATAAGAAATTGGCGCAAAAATACCTTTCCAATACGTGGAAGCCGCTTTACAACATCAAGACATATGTCCAAAGTGTAGAAGATAACAATGAATTTGAGGTACCGTTTATTGGGAGGGAAACCACTGATTTTCCGTATGATTTGGAAGAGCTTATGGAGAATAATGACGGTATAGGCCTTATCGCAGGCACACCTTTTGGCAATGACCTGACGTTGGATATGGCGTATGCGGCCTTGGAGGGTGAAGAGCTTGGTAAAGGCGACGAAACTGATTTTCTTGCGGTTAGCTTTTCTTCCACTGACTATGTGGGACATCGTTTTGGCCCCAGTTCTGTGGAGTTGGAAGATACCTACCTAAGACTGGACCAGGGGCTGGAAGAGTTTTTTGGCTACTTGGATAAAGAATACGGAGAAGGGGAATATTTGGTGTTCTTGACAGCTGACCATGCGGTGGCAGATGTGGTAAATTATTTCAAAAGCATGGACGTGCCCACGGGAAGTTTTGATTCACGATTTGCCCTTACCCAATTGAAGGGCTTCACCCGAGCGAATTATGGAGAAGGCGACTGGATCCTGAACACTTCCAATGATCAAATTTTTCTGAACAGACCATTAATTGCTGAAAAAGACCTAGACTTGGAAGAAGTACAGCGGGATATTGCCGATTTTATGCTACGTTTTGATGGTGTTAAGGAGGCTTATACCGCAGCGGATATGAAGCGTTTTGAATATACGGAAGGTAGAAAGCACTTGCTTCAGATGGGCTTTAACCATAAGGCATCTGGTGATGTGCTATTGATTTTGGAACCGGCTTGGCTGACCAATTCTTCCAGGGGAACTACCCATGGCACGGGATTTATTTACGACACCCATGTCCCTGTATTATTTTATGGGTGGAATGTAAAGCCTGGACAAAGTTCAAAGTACTGTACAATCACGGACATCGCCCCTACGATCTCCATGCTTCTTGATATCCGTATTCCGAATGGCGCAAGTGGACAGCCAATTCAGGAAATAACAGATTAA
- a CDS encoding response regulator transcription factor, whose translation MSDARLLVVEDDPNLGDILQEYLTMKGYDTKLCRDGEEGWSNFKKGKFDLAILDIMMPKKDGFTLGKDIKKIEEDLPIIYLTAKNMKDDVIEGLKIGADDYITKPFSMEELLLRIGAILRRTKKDDGAPQALKNYAFGDLVLHYDEQLLESPEGRHKLTSKENELLRLLVAELNKPVNRSYALKQIWGDDSYFNARSMDVYLSKIRKLLKVDPKVQIITLHGEGFKMVVSDD comes from the coding sequence ATGAGCGACGCAAGACTTTTAGTAGTGGAAGACGATCCCAACTTGGGTGACATTTTACAGGAATATTTGACCATGAAAGGGTACGATACCAAGCTCTGCCGAGATGGCGAGGAAGGCTGGTCCAATTTCAAAAAAGGTAAATTTGACCTGGCCATTCTGGACATTATGATGCCTAAAAAAGACGGGTTTACCCTTGGAAAGGACATCAAGAAGATAGAAGAAGACCTCCCGATAATCTACCTTACCGCAAAGAACATGAAAGACGATGTGATCGAAGGCCTAAAGATCGGTGCTGACGATTATATTACGAAGCCCTTTAGCATGGAAGAGCTTCTTCTGCGCATTGGGGCTATCCTGAGACGCACCAAAAAAGACGATGGCGCACCCCAGGCGTTGAAGAATTATGCGTTTGGAGACTTGGTCCTGCATTATGATGAGCAATTGCTGGAGAGCCCCGAAGGCAGGCACAAGCTTACTTCCAAGGAAAATGAGCTCTTGCGACTCCTAGTAGCTGAACTGAACAAGCCGGTAAACAGAAGTTATGCCCTTAAGCAAATCTGGGGAGATGACAGTTATTTTAATGCGAGGAGTATGGATGTTTACCTCAGCAAGATCCGAAAACTCCTGAAAGTCGATCCCAAAGTACAGATCATCACGCTACATGGGGAAGGATTTAAAATGGTCGTCAGTGATGATTAA
- a CDS encoding aminopeptidase P N-terminal domain-containing protein, which produces MRILRTLLFCLLLSGLQQLSAQSYFDDGLGQDFHRERRATLRTLLPGNSVAVIFTNPVKNRSNDVDFIYHPNTDFFYLTGYREPNAVLLIFSDDQEIDGQTTNEVIYVQPRDENAEMWNGKRLGIKGVKEKLGFEQAFLNTDFGTTPKLDFQQFDHILTFSLSEAIEESSANKEMMAMRGHFKTETAYPEEMSEVTNKMYSLIRATDLENSANVAQVIGRYRKYYPEVENDAILMEFANADSPEKRMAIADKIPSEKLDVSALPEMMTKLRGVKTAAEIGMLKKAIRISAIGQIEVMKALKPGMSEREVQGIHEFVYKRYGAENVGYPSIVGAGKNGCILHYISNDLRDPDKRLMLMDLGAEWRGYTADVTRTIPLSGKFTEEEKAIYDLVYEAQEAAMKACKPGVAFGEISKIAQRIINEGLVELGIIIRGQRHRYFPHGTSHHLGLDVHDRGAYGPLETGMVLTVEPGIYIPEGSDCDPKWWNIAVRIEDDVVITDDGFENLSADAPRTSEDVEAMMAQPSVLENWVLPEL; this is translated from the coding sequence ATGAGAATATTAAGAACCCTCTTGTTTTGTCTGCTTTTATCTGGGCTACAACAGCTCAGCGCCCAATCGTACTTTGATGATGGGCTGGGTCAAGATTTTCACCGCGAAAGAAGAGCCACATTAAGAACGCTCCTTCCGGGCAATTCCGTTGCTGTTATTTTTACCAATCCTGTAAAAAACCGCTCCAATGACGTTGACTTTATTTATCACCCCAATACCGATTTCTTTTATTTGACAGGATACCGTGAGCCCAATGCAGTCCTGCTGATCTTCAGTGACGATCAAGAAATAGACGGACAGACCACCAATGAGGTGATCTATGTCCAACCTCGTGACGAAAATGCCGAAATGTGGAATGGCAAACGCCTTGGTATAAAAGGAGTCAAGGAGAAACTTGGGTTTGAACAGGCTTTTCTGAACACTGACTTTGGCACAACGCCCAAATTGGATTTCCAGCAATTTGACCATATCCTCACTTTTAGCCTTTCTGAGGCCATCGAAGAGAGTAGCGCCAACAAAGAGATGATGGCCATGCGGGGGCATTTTAAAACCGAGACTGCCTATCCGGAGGAAATGTCAGAGGTAACCAATAAAATGTACTCACTTATCAGGGCGACTGATTTAGAAAATTCCGCCAATGTGGCCCAAGTCATTGGTCGCTACCGAAAATATTACCCTGAAGTAGAAAACGATGCTATTCTCATGGAATTCGCCAATGCTGATTCCCCTGAAAAGAGAATGGCTATTGCAGACAAAATTCCTTCGGAAAAGCTGGACGTAAGTGCGCTACCAGAAATGATGACAAAATTACGGGGTGTCAAGACAGCGGCTGAGATCGGCATGCTGAAAAAAGCCATCCGTATTTCTGCCATTGGTCAGATAGAGGTCATGAAAGCATTAAAACCCGGCATGTCCGAGCGTGAAGTACAGGGCATCCATGAGTTCGTTTACAAACGCTATGGAGCCGAAAATGTAGGCTACCCCTCCATCGTCGGCGCTGGCAAAAACGGCTGTATCCTCCATTATATCTCCAATGACCTCAGGGATCCTGACAAGCGGCTTATGCTCATGGACCTCGGTGCTGAATGGAGAGGCTACACAGCAGATGTGACCAGGACCATTCCCCTCTCAGGAAAATTTACCGAAGAAGAAAAAGCCATCTACGACTTGGTGTACGAAGCTCAAGAAGCTGCGATGAAAGCCTGTAAGCCAGGGGTAGCGTTTGGCGAAATCAGCAAAATCGCCCAGCGGATCATCAATGAAGGATTGGTAGAACTCGGCATCATCATCCGTGGCCAACGTCATCGGTATTTCCCACACGGTACCAGCCACCATCTAGGACTCGATGTCCATGACCGGGGCGCTTATGGCCCTCTGGAAACCGGCATGGTCCTGACTGTAGAACCTGGCATCTATATCCCAGAAGGCAGTGATTGCGATCCCAAATGGTGGAATATTGCGGTCAGGATAGAAGATGACGTAGTGATCACTGATGATGGCTTTGAAAACCTCTCTGCTGACGCTCCAAGAACCAGCGAAGATGTGGAAGCCATGATGGCACAACCAAGTGTTTTGGAAAATTGGGTACTCCCTGAACTCTAG
- a CDS encoding sensor histidine kinase gives MKIIILLMSLACLGLVGFQYYWVANAIKINQERFEQNVYQSLAASITKLEKNETSDVILNAMAKDSIFKQMLFQKIEPIEFNVRRSISIERRPSVMDSIFKQKVPEVSRTFQRMIASRGGKPESQFELQKYFELPASVAKQLFTPDEMAIYLKEKEKYLEFVARRDSFVQVQDYMVNREALITDEYNISENAAENIVKANKKIELMNVVMTQLLADAQENIFLRVDTTRLHRDIASQLKKRGITGSFELAILNSKDTLIPVNSINDQGAFNQNNIKAELFPGDLISQENFILIHFPSKQLHILKQIWLPLSSSLVFLLIIILCFVYAIKVIIRQKKLSETKNDFINNMTHEFKTPIATVSLAVEALQDPDLINQDTFRNRYLGIIKDENKRLGSQVEKVLQAAALDKKDFKLKFEKVNLVELLRDAKKHFDLQVEKNGGSILLDIDVKDPFIEADAFHLSNIINNLLDNANKYSRDEPLINLTVKETAEGFVITIKDNGMGMTKESVKKIFDKFYRVPTGNVHDVKGFGLGLAYVKTMVEEHNGEITVDSEINKGSTFTINLPRKK, from the coding sequence ATGAAAATTATCATTCTGTTAATGTCGCTGGCCTGCTTGGGTTTGGTGGGCTTCCAGTACTACTGGGTGGCCAATGCCATCAAGATAAATCAGGAGCGGTTTGAGCAGAATGTCTACCAGTCTTTGGCGGCGAGCATTACCAAACTTGAAAAAAATGAGACGAGTGATGTTATTCTGAATGCCATGGCCAAGGACAGCATATTCAAGCAGATGCTTTTCCAGAAAATAGAGCCCATTGAGTTTAACGTCCGGCGGTCCATATCGATCGAAAGAAGGCCGTCAGTGATGGATTCCATTTTTAAACAGAAGGTGCCTGAGGTGTCCCGGACCTTTCAGCGGATGATAGCCTCTAGAGGGGGGAAACCCGAAAGTCAGTTTGAACTTCAGAAATACTTCGAATTGCCAGCTTCTGTGGCCAAGCAGCTATTTACACCGGATGAAATGGCCATCTATTTGAAAGAAAAGGAAAAATACCTTGAATTTGTAGCTAGACGGGACAGTTTCGTGCAGGTGCAGGATTATATGGTCAATCGCGAAGCGCTCATTACAGACGAATACAATATTTCCGAAAATGCCGCTGAGAATATTGTCAAGGCCAATAAGAAAATTGAGTTGATGAATGTGGTCATGACGCAGTTATTGGCGGATGCCCAAGAAAACATATTCCTCAGGGTGGATACTACGCGGCTGCATCGGGATATTGCTTCACAATTGAAGAAAAGAGGGATTACGGGGAGTTTTGAACTGGCGATTTTGAACAGCAAGGATACGCTGATTCCTGTCAATTCCATTAATGATCAGGGAGCGTTTAACCAGAACAATATCAAAGCAGAGCTTTTTCCTGGTGACCTGATAAGCCAAGAAAACTTTATCCTTATCCACTTTCCTTCAAAACAACTCCACATTCTAAAGCAGATCTGGCTACCTTTGTCCAGCTCACTGGTTTTCTTGTTGATCATTATCCTGTGTTTTGTGTATGCGATCAAGGTCATCATTCGACAGAAGAAGCTCTCGGAGACCAAAAATGATTTTATCAATAACATGACGCATGAGTTTAAGACGCCTATTGCAACGGTGAGCTTAGCGGTAGAGGCACTTCAGGATCCAGATCTGATCAATCAGGATACGTTCCGAAACAGGTACCTTGGTATCATCAAAGATGAAAACAAACGATTGGGCTCTCAAGTCGAAAAAGTACTGCAAGCGGCTGCATTGGATAAAAAAGATTTCAAGCTGAAGTTTGAGAAGGTCAATTTAGTGGAGCTGTTAAGAGATGCCAAAAAGCACTTTGACCTTCAAGTGGAGAAAAACGGGGGAAGTATTTTGTTGGATATTGATGTAAAAGACCCCTTTATTGAAGCAGATGCCTTTCATCTTTCCAATATCATCAATAACTTGCTAGACAATGCCAACAAGTATTCAAGGGATGAACCTCTGATAAATCTAACAGTAAAGGAAACCGCAGAAGGATTTGTCATCACCATAAAGGACAATGGGATGGGGATGACAAAAGAGTCCGTGAAGAAGATTTTTGATAAGTTTTATAGGGTGCCTACAGGGAATGTCCATGATGTAAAAGGGTTCGGTTTGGGCTTGGCCTATGTCAAGACCATGGTGGAAGAGCACAATGGAGAAATCACTGTGGACAGTGAGATTAATAAAGGAAGTACATTTACGATCAATTTACCTCGAAAAAAATGA
- the lysA gene encoding diaminopimelate decarboxylase translates to MTIDNQQYKIQGVPVLDIAAEYGTPVYVYDGQKILDQVTTLQNAFSSVNLKIKYATKALSNINILKLMKKAGTGVDAVSIEEVRLCLHVGYQPSEIMFTPNCVSFEEIQEAVDLGVMINIDNIPMLEHFGTHYGNSVPLCIRLNPHILAGGNAKISVGHIDSKFGISILQLKHVLKIVEVHQLKVIGLHVHTGSDILDAEVFLKGAEILFDAANEFHDLEFLDFGGGFKVGYKEADITTDIAEVGKKVSAAFKDFCQEYGRELEIWFEPGKFLVSECGYLLVNANVIKSTPASTFIGVDSGLNHLIRPMMYDAYHGVDNISRITGPDRVYTIVGYICETDTIAADRKLKEVKEGDVLAIKNAGAYGFSMASNYNSRLRPAEVLVLDGKAHLIRERESFEDILRHQIDIGL, encoded by the coding sequence ATGACTATTGACAACCAACAATACAAGATTCAGGGTGTACCAGTTTTGGACATCGCTGCGGAGTACGGCACACCGGTATATGTCTATGATGGACAAAAAATACTGGACCAAGTGACCACATTGCAAAACGCTTTTTCCTCGGTCAACTTAAAGATAAAATACGCCACTAAGGCACTGTCCAATATCAACATCCTAAAACTGATGAAAAAAGCAGGGACAGGTGTGGATGCGGTATCTATCGAGGAGGTGAGACTCTGCCTGCATGTTGGCTATCAACCGTCAGAAATCATGTTTACCCCCAACTGTGTTTCCTTCGAAGAAATTCAAGAAGCAGTAGACCTGGGTGTCATGATCAATATTGACAACATCCCAATGTTGGAGCACTTTGGCACCCACTATGGCAACAGTGTCCCGCTTTGTATCCGGCTCAATCCGCACATCCTTGCTGGCGGAAATGCCAAGATTTCTGTAGGACATATCGACAGCAAATTCGGGATTTCTATCCTGCAGCTAAAGCATGTGCTCAAGATCGTGGAAGTCCACCAACTCAAGGTAATCGGTCTCCATGTCCATACGGGATCTGACATCTTGGATGCGGAGGTATTCCTTAAAGGTGCCGAAATCCTTTTTGATGCTGCAAACGAGTTCCATGACCTGGAATTCCTGGATTTTGGGGGAGGATTTAAAGTAGGCTATAAAGAAGCCGATATCACCACGGACATTGCCGAAGTCGGCAAAAAAGTGTCCGCCGCATTTAAGGATTTCTGTCAGGAATATGGTAGAGAGCTCGAAATCTGGTTTGAACCTGGCAAATTCCTGGTAAGTGAATGTGGCTACCTACTCGTCAATGCCAATGTCATCAAATCTACTCCTGCTTCGACATTCATTGGGGTAGATTCGGGCCTGAACCACCTGATCAGACCAATGATGTACGATGCTTATCACGGCGTGGATAACATCTCCCGAATCACAGGCCCTGACAGGGTGTATACCATCGTCGGGTACATTTGTGAAACAGATACCATCGCAGCAGACAGAAAGCTCAAAGAAGTCAAAGAAGGTGATGTCTTGGCTATCAAAAATGCCGGAGCCTATGGATTCAGCATGGCATCCAACTACAACTCCAGACTACGGCCTGCAGAAGTATTGGTACTGGATGGAAAGGCACACCTGATTCGTGAACGTGAAAGCTTTGAAGATATCTTGCGACACCAAATAGATATAGGACTATAA
- a CDS encoding non-ribosomal peptide synthetase, whose product MRPSKTTHLDAEHFLASHEASSPLLEDILSDLSFDAPTSVIDQPFVNLLHQVAFTHPDKTAVEYQQQTISYLDLEEKSNQMASFLADGKVKEGSILAIALDRSIEMVIAMLGILKAGCAYLPVDPKLPHERIQYMLEDADVQLIITSKPLLQEVRCKAEKLHIDTLLPILDAYSPAFVDRISSASSLAYVLYTSGSTGNPKGVKISHKNLTNLLLSVKKKPGLNAKDRLLAITTISFDIAGIELFLPLITGATVVLAEATAIKDGRLLHKLLREKDISFMQATPATWRMLVMAGWEQPLPLRILSGGEAFPKDLALLLLRRCDEVWNGYGPTETTIYSTMKKLAITDPVITIGKPIAHTGIYVLDENQLPVKNGTIGEIHISGEGVADGYLNRPELTTERFVPNPFSHNFPVLYKTGDLGRILPTGDIECLGRIDHQVKIRGFRIELGEIEQQLLEETAIKEVAVHPWEDTPGNKRLASYVVLNDPSQAAEGTFAQLVTNWKENLSKKLPEYMIPADWIPMDQLPLTANQKIDRKGLPKPKLQRTASLDAIEKPGTETEKTIHAIWCKSFRVPSISIDTDFFDMGGHSLLAVEVMTKVDRESGKNLPLTTLFSYPTIRKFAAHLDQSSNDHEWRSLVPIKPNGHKTPIYLVHGMAANAGTFFKFTNRLHEDQPIYGLQSKGLNGKDAPNHTIQEMAEHYVSEILEHDPNGPYILGGYSFGGYVAFEMARILIKKGKTVQSVIMFDTQAVNLPLNDHLDDSALSRLKAKFVKKKVEFQVMLKAPKAFQQIKTRAAKRKRLQLLQKIGRAEAPTSDDRTAVIKRIRALNYQAMISYRPQPLEVPTVVFKAKIVPSKSSDHWANGWTNYSNNVKVIPVEGDHFTLFEEPFVDDVGKKLNMHLKESSH is encoded by the coding sequence ATGAGACCATCTAAAACAACTCATTTAGATGCCGAGCATTTCTTGGCATCTCATGAAGCGTCATCTCCACTTTTGGAAGACATCCTATCTGACCTGAGCTTCGATGCGCCCACCTCTGTCATCGACCAGCCATTTGTGAACCTCCTCCACCAAGTGGCCTTTACTCATCCAGATAAAACAGCCGTAGAATATCAACAGCAAACTATTTCCTATCTGGACCTAGAAGAAAAATCCAACCAGATGGCATCCTTCCTCGCTGATGGAAAAGTAAAGGAAGGTAGCATTTTGGCCATTGCACTGGACAGGTCTATCGAGATGGTCATCGCTATGCTGGGTATCCTTAAAGCGGGCTGCGCTTATCTCCCTGTGGATCCTAAACTGCCCCATGAGCGTATTCAATATATGCTGGAAGACGCCGATGTCCAGCTGATCATCACCTCAAAGCCCCTCCTTCAAGAAGTCCGCTGCAAGGCCGAAAAACTCCATATTGACACCTTGCTCCCCATTCTTGACGCATATAGTCCCGCATTTGTGGACCGCATTTCAAGTGCTTCTTCCTTGGCCTATGTACTTTATACTTCAGGATCAACAGGTAATCCTAAAGGGGTAAAAATCAGCCATAAAAACCTCACCAATTTGCTCCTAAGTGTGAAAAAAAAACCTGGGCTCAACGCAAAAGATAGATTGCTCGCTATTACCACTATCTCTTTTGACATTGCGGGAATAGAACTTTTTTTACCATTGATCACCGGAGCCACTGTTGTACTGGCAGAGGCCACTGCCATCAAGGATGGAAGGTTATTGCACAAACTCCTCCGAGAAAAAGATATTTCATTTATGCAAGCGACTCCTGCCACTTGGAGGATGCTTGTGATGGCAGGGTGGGAGCAGCCCCTTCCACTTCGTATTTTAAGTGGAGGTGAAGCCTTTCCCAAGGACCTTGCCTTACTACTCCTGAGACGCTGTGATGAAGTATGGAACGGATATGGTCCTACGGAGACCACCATTTATTCCACCATGAAAAAACTCGCCATCACTGACCCTGTCATCACTATCGGCAAACCCATAGCGCATACAGGCATTTATGTGCTGGATGAAAACCAGCTACCGGTTAAGAATGGCACCATAGGCGAAATCCATATCAGTGGAGAAGGGGTGGCCGATGGTTACCTGAACAGACCAGAACTGACGACCGAACGCTTCGTACCCAATCCTTTTTCACATAATTTTCCTGTACTTTATAAAACAGGAGACCTTGGCCGTATCTTGCCGACAGGTGATATCGAATGCCTCGGCAGAATAGACCACCAAGTCAAAATAAGGGGCTTTCGAATTGAGCTCGGAGAGATAGAGCAACAGCTTCTAGAGGAAACGGCCATCAAGGAAGTCGCCGTACACCCTTGGGAAGATACACCGGGCAATAAGCGACTGGCAAGCTATGTGGTATTAAATGATCCCTCCCAAGCTGCAGAAGGGACGTTTGCACAGCTGGTCACTAATTGGAAGGAAAACCTTTCCAAAAAATTGCCGGAATACATGATTCCAGCCGACTGGATACCAATGGACCAACTGCCCCTTACGGCCAACCAGAAAATTGACCGGAAAGGGCTTCCCAAACCAAAACTCCAGCGTACTGCATCTCTTGATGCTATCGAAAAACCAGGCACAGAAACAGAAAAAACCATCCATGCTATATGGTGCAAGAGCTTCCGAGTACCTTCTATATCGATCGACACGGATTTTTTTGACATGGGAGGACATTCCCTCTTGGCGGTAGAGGTAATGACCAAAGTGGATCGTGAATCGGGTAAAAACCTTCCCCTGACAACACTGTTTAGCTACCCTACCATCCGGAAATTTGCGGCACACTTGGACCAAAGCAGCAATGACCATGAATGGCGCTCCTTGGTACCTATTAAACCTAACGGTCACAAAACACCCATCTATCTGGTCCATGGCATGGCAGCCAATGCAGGGACCTTCTTTAAATTTACCAATCGCCTCCATGAAGACCAGCCCATCTATGGGCTCCAATCCAAAGGTCTCAATGGAAAAGATGCTCCTAACCATACCATCCAAGAGATGGCGGAACACTATGTCTCTGAAATCCTGGAACACGATCCTAATGGCCCTTACATTCTTGGGGGGTATTCTTTTGGTGGCTATGTGGCCTTTGAGATGGCAAGGATCCTCATAAAAAAGGGTAAGACTGTCCAATCAGTTATTATGTTTGACACCCAGGCAGTCAATTTACCTCTTAACGACCACCTCGATGACTCAGCACTTTCTAGGCTAAAAGCCAAATTTGTCAAAAAGAAAGTCGAGTTTCAGGTAATGCTGAAAGCTCCAAAGGCTTTTCAGCAAATAAAAACCAGGGCTGCAAAAAGAAAGCGATTACAATTGCTCCAGAAAATCGGCAGAGCCGAAGCCCCCACTTCAGATGACCGCACTGCGGTGATCAAACGGATCAGAGCGCTTAACTACCAAGCAATGATCAGTTATCGCCCACAACCCTTGGAAGTGCCTACAGTGGTTTTCAAAGCGAAAATCGTCCCATCCAAATCCAGCGACCACTGGGCAAATGGATGGACAAACTACAGCAACAACGTAAAGGTAATACCGGTAGAAGGAGACCATTTCACTTTGTTTGAAGAGCCCTTTGTGGATGATGTGGGGAAAAAACTAAACATGCACCTCAAGGAAAGCAGCCATTAG